In Mytilus edulis chromosome 7, xbMytEdul2.2, whole genome shotgun sequence, a single genomic region encodes these proteins:
- the LOC139529828 gene encoding uncharacterized protein — MEMDAVNDLVAVLGNGLPPVAPRVRTYVDNQMNRRLQRVGMPYGYVAPRLEAPRCSRRLLGLEPEPVLLPVASPELPRNDQPEHFEAVIVPRARLFSVIVPEAAIHIADDEDDMVEVEIAGEELSVLEDEEVIELSLLCGMDTTVEEPADWFLEKTVSFLPTEEETVLFEEVVDEDATTNHAEETVWYGPEEVEVPATPVTPYVVIGNDVGVPLDWEVIPAPVVEVAPVPEAAGRFVGWRQVARVLGCLVTSYQTVSAV, encoded by the exons ATGGAAATGGACGCAGTAAACGACTTAGTAGCAGTTTTAGGAAACGGCCTACCTCCAGTTGCTCCACG TGTGAGGACCTACGTGGACAACCAGATGAACAGGCGTCTCCAACGAGTTGGTATGCCATACGGATATGTGGCTCCACGACTAGAGGCACCACGATGCTCTCGTCGTCTTTTAGGGTTGGAGCCAGAACCAGTACTTCTCCCAGTTGCGTCTCCTGAGCTGCCAAGAAATGATCAACCTGAACATTTCGAAGCAGTTATTGTACCTCGGGCACGATTATTCTCCGTCATAGTTCCTGAAGCAGCTATTCACATTGCTGATGACGAGGATGATATGGTTGAGGTTGAGATAGCTGGCGAGGAGCTCTCGGTTCTGGAGGACGAAGAGGTCATCGAGCTGTCTCTGCTGTGTGGTATGGACACAACGGTGGAGGAACCAGCCGACTGGTTCCTGGAGAAGACAGTGTCTTTCCTGCCAACAGAGGAGGAGACTGTTTTGTTCGAGGAGGTAGTGGATGAGGATGCAACAACCAACCATGCTGAAGAGACTGTCTGGTATGGTCCTGAAGAGGTTGAGGTTCCAGCCACACCAGTCACACCTTATGTTGTTATAGGTAATGATGTAGGTGTTCCTTTGGACTGGGAGGTAATCCCTGCTCCAGTGGTTGAGGTTGCTCCTGTCCCTGAGGCAGCTGGGAGGTTTGTTGGGTGGAGACAGGTGGCTAGAGTGCTAGGCTGCCTTGTTACTTCATACCAAACTGTCTCAGCTGTCtaa